A part of Gambusia affinis linkage group LG19, SWU_Gaff_1.0, whole genome shotgun sequence genomic DNA contains:
- the cbx7a gene encoding chromobox homolog 7a, with amino-acid sequence MELLSIGEQVFAVESITKKRIRKGTVEYLLKWQGWPPEYSTWEPEDNILDPLLVLAYEENQEKLRSLSFRKKGLRPRKLVLRNIFGMDLRSAHKDDEKPPPRLRLSLTRSMSTDVEQACRRQARRRNRQRVTKAFPKRSSNKPIHEQKMKVEPVEKVWGGTSEEDKAGCESTTEERCEDSLYGQSECSSPPFLEEQDMDTEVEEKAASPDMWTDEVDGGIFETSQRHTNSHDELEDNTLVSEAKPEVVVFPSSRSDWVEEEAFSESPTMEKKNATSVIVRVQGCGKTTGDAVSVCSDSEPKKDEARSDNQSVIVTASDRPKAPYEAPRPGKVIVTNVTVNCLTVTFTEASCSEGFFNGC; translated from the exons ATGGAGCTGTTATCTATTGGAGAGCAAGTGTTCGCTGTCGAGTCAATTACAAAGAAGAGAATCAGAAAG GGTACTGTGGAGTATCTACTGAAATGGCAGGGATGGCCCCCAGA GTACAGCACTTGGGAGCCAGAGGACAACATTCTGGACCCGCTCTTGGTCCTGGCTTACGAAGAGAA TCAGGAGAAGCTCAGATCTCTGAGCTTTCGAAAGAAAGGTCTCAGACCCAGGAAGCTGGTGCTGCGG AACATTTTCGGCATGGACCTCCGGAGCGCCCACAAGGACGACGAGAAGCCCCCGCCCCGCCTGCGCCTGTCCCTCACCAGATCCATGAGCACGGACGTGGAGCAGGCGTGCCGGCGCCAGGCCAGGAGGAGGAACAGACAGAGAGTGACCAAAGCCTTCCCAAAACGCTCTTCCAACAAGCCAATCCATGAGCAGAAGATGAAAGTGGAGCCGGTGGAGAAGGTCTGGGGCGGCACCAGTGAGGAGGACAAGGCCGGATGTGAGAGCACCACTGAGGAGAGATGTGAAGACAGCTTGTATG GTCAGTCAGAGTGCAGCTCTCCTCCGTTCTTAGAGGAACAAGACATGGACACGGAGGTGGAGGAAAAGGCTGCCAGCCCAGACATGTGGACAGACGAAGTGGATGGAGGAATCTTTGAAACCAGTCAGAGACACACAAATTCCCATGACGAATTGGAGGACAACACCTTGGTGTCTGAGGCCAAACCAGAAGTTGTGGTTTTTCCAAGCAGCAGGTCAGACTGGGTGGAGGAGGAAGCCTTCTCAGAGAGTCCAACCATGGAGAAAAAGAACGCAACCTCAGTGATAGTGAGGGTCCAGGGATGTGGCAAGACGACGGGCGACGCCGTCTCCGTCTGCTCTGACTCTGAGCCGAAGAAAGACGAAGCGAGAAGCGACAATCAGAGCGTGATTGTGACAGCGTCGGACCGCCCAAAAGCTCCCTACGAAGCGCCACGTCCTGGGAAAGTGATTGTGACGAACGTGACTGTAAACTGCCTGACGGTGACTTTCACAGAGGCGAGCTGCAGCGAGGGCTTCTTCAACGGCTGCTGA